The DNA region CTGGCAAATAATCTGGCCTATGATCTTGCGACAGCTGGACAGCCAAACCTTTTCTGCAGAGGACAGCTCGGCTGTCACCAGCATTCGCGACCATTAGAAGCCTGCCGAGGATTAGGGCAGTTAAAGCAGTTGTTCCACATGAAGAAGGAGAAATTTGTTCGTCTGATAAAGCTCGATCAGCTGATAGAAAGGCCTTCTGATGACATACTTCTAACTTTTTCAGGAAAAGTTCATCAATTTCAGATGTTTGCGGCATGTCCATATCCTCGAAGAAAATCTTGATGGAATTGTTCTTCAGATAAGTAGCTGCATTTGAGCCTCCATGTCCATCAAACACTGCGTAGAATGAACTTGGAAGCTTGCAGCCAAAAAGATAGCCCATGTGAGAAGAAAGATCGTCGATTCGAATGTGTTCATCTTCATTCGATGCTCGAGATCCAATATCTGTGTGACTGCCAGAACAAATGCTTGGAAGAAACGTTGTGGAGGTTGGCTCCATAATTGTACTCTGAACATTATTTTCGCTGATCTGAACCTATCAAGATTTGCCATAAAAACCACAACTTCAATACATTCCGCCAAGAAATAAAGGCAATTCATCACCAAGATACAATCTAACTAGAACCCAATTTACAAGAATCAACACAGAACAATTTGTTCGTTTTTGTTTCATAGTTTCTTTGTCATGTAAAATTCGTCTCTTGATCAAAAGCTAAGTAATTTGATATCAATAGTAAGTCCTATAAAACAGTATTTTCCATGAACAGTTAACCTCATAAAAGAACCAAATTTCATGTCAGACAAATCACACAGTCGATCCTAGAATTCTTACAAGGGGAAGAAAGCAGTAAACTACCCAGATATCAAGATAGGTCTGTTTATTAAAAGCGATTGCAAAAACTTCTTTAGGGcataaaaaatttagagaaaagAAATCAAACAGTGGGTGAAACAGTGCTTGGTTTGGGGGTTAGGGTTGAGAAAGAAATAGAGAAGTCCATAAGCTGAATAAGGTAAATCCCATCAAAACCAAAATACAGTTAAAACAGTTGagtaaacatccataaaaacaaaTCCCCACAAACAAAAATCAAGAATTTAGAAGACCTACCGTTTGAGGCGCAGAGATTTGAAGAGAAACAAGGTCAGGTGATTGAAATTCGTGGGTGAGATTCAACCTCTGCTTAGGTGACAAAGTAGTAGAAACTTCGAGAAACTGATGTTCGATCGGAGAAGATGTAGCCTTGGGAACGCAGATGTACTGAACATCGAGAACAGAGATCGAGTTCTGTTGGCAATAGATCTCCGTTTCAGCAACCACGTTTTGACCAACTATCATCGTCTTTGTTTCCACAAATTCGCAACAATTCACAAGCTGTGCCGACACAATTAGGGCTTCGATTGATTGATCGGTagctgtttcttcttcttcttccttcttcttaagagagagaaaattagagagagaaaataggtGCTTAGTTCAAGCGGCTTGGAATCCTCTACGAGGATGAAATCACTTTGTAAAATACAGGGCTACTATTTataccaaattattttttttaatgcgAATTTTCCGAATCCGcgtagattttttattattattattagatattttatattcatatttcattttttttaaaacaatcatttaatttatttagattataaaaataattatattttaattttaaaataacaaactCACCCTtgacaaatttttaatattaaatcatagaataatacaatattatagatatatatataattttaaaagtaacaTAAAAGTTAGGacttaaaatctaataaattaaaatataaataataaaaaataaataaaaattatggttAGAAAGCACGGcatttaaatatacatttttaatattggGTCTCCTTTTCTTGGAAGTATAAaagaaatctgatttttttttcaatttttcatacCAAAAggacaattattattaaaaaaattattgaaaagttTAATCCCATGAGAATAACGTGTTTATGATATGCCCCTCAAAAGTCTACAACAACTAAATAAATCTGTAGttaaggacttgtttgataaagagaaagaaaatataatctaaaaagatttaaaatataaaaatgattagaTATAAGAATAAGCCAAACATCTAGggaaatgttaaatattaatctACCAAAATCCAATATTATATGATATGGAAAAACACATCGAAATCATGGTagtaaattttcttaaattataaagtgaattttggttttattaaattttattgattagTTAAAGAATCAGCTTGATTATTTGATATTAGCAAACAAATatttactaataattaatactattaaggagatttatatatttttttgtttaacaacagatttaatatataataacgaaATCTAAGCAAATGAGATCAagtaaacaataatttaatttaatttaacaaaaacacaattaaagGATAACAACTTCAATCAagttaaataatcatttattatataatatatatatatatatatatatatatatatatatattaaaatcatattcttaaaaaagttgtttgaaaaatatcaaaactgaaaatatcaaatatcaagtgtcaaactaaataataatttattgataatatatatatatatttaaaaattgtttagtAAATTCTTATCCtcctttttataaataaatgaatcatTTTTCATTACACAAGagtctttttatattttttattatacttacCATATTTTAACCTAAATTATGCTTAAAAATGTCATTATtgcaacaaaaaaaatgtttaatagaATATCGTTGCCTAGCGTCGCAACAATTACAAATCACAACCTTGTATAAATTGGGAAACGACACTCGAAGATGAGATCAGCCTATCAATCTCTTcgtattttttttacaaactaaCTTGGTTAATACTTTAATCAGTACATTTAGttattagatatttttattataaccaTAAAAGTAGTCCAGTAATAAAAGTCAAGATTTAAGTTAAATAAGGGTAACGATGTTTCAAAATTggaggaaaaaaaaaatctttattttctctttacttCTTTCTCCCTTCAATGATAGTGATGTCAGGCCTCCccatcacttttttttttcttacctttttattgtttttatttttgtcttgtaattttttatgcctaaataaatgacatttaaaagaaaaaatataatatatacatgtGATTAACCTTAAAAAATATGGCATTTTTGTGTGTTGTACTATTAGGAGTGGTTTGTTAAACTGCTCTTTCAactttcttgaaaaaaaaaaaaattcaccgATATAGAAAGTAGTGTAATACTTAAATTAAACACAACTGCTTAAGTAAGCcatatctttaattaataaactaatattaGATTAAGAAGTTAATTAATGACATACATATTTTCTTCTCCTAATAGaaaccaaacaaggcctaacCATGTATATATATGAACTACGTGTAAGCCTGGTAGTCGTGAGAGGGAAATATGGAAGAAGATTCTGGATAACGTCGTTGTTCCAACAACGTGGCATAAAAGCATACCAATAATAAGACAACAAAACGGACAcatactttttttctttcttattttatttgagtGGTTAAATTTGTTCTATCTTCCATTCTTACTTGTAGGTTAAgacttttaaaaaaagaatacaaTTGTCAAGTGGGTGCCCATCAACAGAAGTTATCTATCATATCTCAAATTAAatcattcttaaaaataaaaataaaaatatacaacatACACAAATTTTAATGGTCTAAATATAAACTTGGCTTACCAAAATAATTATGTCCACTATGAAAGTGCCCACAGGTCATAGAGCAGCATCTTTGCATTTGAATACCTgtagaaaaatgaaaagaaaccCAACTGATTAGTCAAAAATCCACCTTATTTTTCATGTTGCATCTGCTTAGGACCCCACTCAAGTTCATTTTTTCCATTCAAAATCTCACCTTTTCTCTATACCaattcaacaacaacaacaactccaTGTGGTTCCCCTTTTATTGCGGCTATAAAGATATATGTCTTTGGTTTAGGGAGTATTATATGTGGCTTTCCAAATTGGTATAAACAAGGTCTTACCGCTAGATTCCCACTAAGAAAGCTTGGTCAAAAAAGACTTACGAGGTTGGTTGGTTGGACAAGTGAGATCACTCGCAACAATTGGGTTCGTGCTCCTTTTGTAGAGTCTCCCATAGGCATAATACCATTCTTGGATTTTGATAATGAGCAAGAGTGTAGTTTGTTTCACATCCAGCGTTGTAGAACTTTTCGTCGCTAATGTACTGAACTTTTCGTCCTTGTTTCTTGAATTGCTCAACCCATATGCCTACCGCAACATCTTCTAGCTTGAAAAACTGTACATGTTGACAAGATTCGAGATAGATTTCATGATTACACACGACAAACTTGGTCCTTGCTTGTTGAAGGGTTGTTttgatttaatcaaaataacccTTTATCTCAttgataatcaaataattaaagtcattaattaaaatactaaattatacctactttattttttttaaatattcaatacaaagaatattttaatcatttgacCAAAATAATTGGCGTTTacatcaaacaatttttattttatttttctaaacaaaGGGAATACTCCTTTACAAAGAGTGAAGCATTGATAGTGAGTAAGTCATGAAGAATACTGATCATGTGGAGAAGacaaattttatatgtattgttaagtgtttgtttcaagATGTGTTCAAGCTCCTGTTTGAATTGTAGGTgattttttctttagtttttgtAGTGTTGGAGACAAAGCCTGTTTTGCTCTCCATTTCAAGATAAAGCGTCGGTGCTTACAACAATTTCACCATGTAATTTATATTGGCAAAAGCAGATGAATGATCTCAAACCAAATCCAACTAATATTCCTAGTGGCATCTACAACAATTTAAACCTATGATACTATGGAATCATAGGTAATAAATGACTAGTAGATCAATACCTGGAGATCTCTCTGTTGGTGGCCTTGTACAATAAACTTTGCAATGTCACGAGAGATAATATAACCCGGACCATGGGCCCACGGAGGATACGAGTCATGTGCCCATTCCTGATAATAGGTTGGCATGCATAAGTCTAACATGCAACAATATGGTGTTAAATGTCATCTTACATAAACAGACTGTATCAACAGATTAATTGATGATACCTCAGAACTGATATACCACTTATTGTCATTCTCTCTTTGAGGCGAGGATTCAAAGGAAATCAGACCATACAACAGGCCATCAGGAACCATTCCCTTTAGATTCGAGATAATTACATCTATGCGGACAAATGCATCATCATCCGTTTTCATTACATATTTTGCAGAAAGAATCTTAGTCTGCAAAACCAGAACATGGTTACTATCACAACAAACACacaaaaaatatgaatgaagaagaataaaCTTTTGATGTTCATACATACATACCCCCATAATGCAAATGGAAATTGTCTTCAAGCTGAGTAAACTGTAGTAATCAACAAATGGCATCAATTGAATATCTCCAAATGCTTGTGCTTCTTTCCACAACTCAAGATTAACCTGGAGGTTCTTGTGCTGATTCATGGAAAAATATGAACATTAATTTTCTATACACTTCCATACAATAATATAGAATTACAGCAGAATACATGAACAAAGAACACATTCATTATCCAATCAGGTCAGTTTGCTACACACAGCATGACACGCTGCTAACTGAAATTACGGTAAAGAGTTCAGGTGCCTGTAACAGCAGTTCATTTCATACTTATGGAATCTCCCAGCGATGAAACATAGAGAATAACAAGCTAACTTAGTGCTTAATTGATGTagggatattttaaaaaaaaaaaaaacatgtttgatgaaaaagtggattatttggggGTTATATGGgtcaaatgactaaaatatcctttgtatttattatttataatgttataaaaagtaaaggtaatttggtattttggttaatgactAGAATGATTTGACTGATGAAGTGATGGATGATGGGATAAGGGGttattaaatccaaataaccatTAATCAAACAAGGCTTAATCTTTTTAGATAACAGAATAACTGATGGTGCAGCCACTTAATAAGTATACTCACTAAGAAACAAGTTAAGTAAAATAAAGAGTTAACACAGTGATGAAATTATGAACAAATTTAGATAAGTCACTTACAAGGCCAATAAAAAATCTGACAGCGACATTCCCAGAACGCACAGCATCATATTGCATCCAAGACCTTCTTAAGGCCATACGTCGTTCAAAATTATTACCAGTGGAAAACACACCAATAAACATGAGAATTCTTTTCTTTAAAACCGGTGGAGCTTTGAGATGCTCAATATCTAACACAGAAGTCAGATATCCAGAATAAGGCAATCCTTTAGCTAAAGCAGACATCAGCTGCAAACCACCTTCCAATTTGACATCATTAACCATCCATGGCTCAAATTTCTGCATTTATATAGTTAATGCATAATGAGGTTCATCATTTCGGCTAAGTTTGTATATTTGTTATGAATTGCTTTGGTCAAATTAAAAGCCCATATCTTGCCTCCCTATATGCGAAACTCGTTTCATGCCTTCCGTTCACAGTCATGTGGAACCCTTCCACACCAGCCCACAATGTAGCAGTAAATGCATTGCCTTCAACAAAGGGGAAGTTAACACTCATGTGGCCACTTCCAACAGAAATATTATTGGTTGACTGATGATTCACAGGATGGCTCACATTTACGTTAACTTCAGTACTGCTACGGATAACCAAAGCATTGCACTTCACAAATCCATCAACTGTAATTTGTTTCTGACCGACGTCAGTTTTTTCAGTATTTAATATTCTAAAAGAGTCGTGAATATACAATGAGAAGTTCAAGAGGTATAATGGTGTGATgagaaaccaaaaaaaatagagtattgAATAAATGAACATAGAGCAATAATATGATGAGAAGGGCAAAATTTTATGTGTTGTTATTTGTTTCATTCTGATGTGTGTTCCAGAAAAGAGACGAGAAACAAACTTCTTGAATCTTCAATCCTAAATGGATTATATCCAACTACTTAAATAGGATATTACATAACCACTTATAACTACTAACATACTACCTTTAACTACTTTTAACCGCCTATAACTACCAACTACACAATAATATTGCAACACATTCTTCCTGTTCAGATAATTCAAGGCAACCAACTCAGTGTTGTTCTTTATATAGGGATTTAACAACAGTAAACAAGAATAATATGAATGTTGAGAATTTACATGagttaacataaatataaaatatttagggAACACAGTCACCACTTCAAATAATTCCAAAGCCATtcttcaaacaataataaatcataatGGCGTGATGAGaaagattttttctttaaaaagagCATTGAATAAATGAACACAGAGAATAAAGAAGGGCAATGTTATTTGTTGTTATATGTTCATTCTTCTATAAAATGTCTtgggccttgttcggattggattatcaaaatataatctcaaataattcaCAATCTTATCATCAATCACATagttcaaatcatcaaccaaaaatgacttccatttatttttatttttaatttataaatttatatatatgtatatgtatatatcatTGAAgtctttttacccaaataacccacttttTCATAACTCAAACCGAACAAGGGTATTTTTGAATAACCcattggttattcaaataaccggaTTTCGAACAAGCCTTATGGTTAATTATAATAGAGGCAAATAGTTCTTGAAGATGGAATATGCAAAGTTCTTAGTTAGGAGATACATAAAGTACACAAGTTAGTTAGAGATACGATTGGTATTCATGATTAATGATGttataaatagattataatAGTCTTGTATAGGACTTATGCATGAA from Impatiens glandulifera chromosome 5, dImpGla2.1, whole genome shotgun sequence includes:
- the LOC124937832 gene encoding probable protein phosphatase 2C 13, with the translated sequence MIVGQNVVAETEIYCQQNSISVLDVQYICVPKATSSPIEHQFLEVSTTLSPKQRLNLTHEFQSPDLVSLQISAPQTVQISENNVQSTIMEPTSTTFLPSICSGSHTDIGSRASNEDEHIRIDDLSSHMGYLFGCKLPSSFYAVFDGHGGSNAATYLKNNSIKIFFEDMDMPQTSEIDELFLKKLEVCHQKAFLSADRALSDEQISPSSCGTTALTALILGRLLMVANAGDSRAVLCRKGLAVQLSQDHRPDYLPERKRVEDLGGFIEYGYLNGELAVTRALGDWYLKAPFVSSSSPLTAEPEIQQIVLREDEDEFLIIACDGIWDVLSSQDAVSLVRLSLRRHGDPTRCAQELVKEAIRVNAGDNLTAIVVCFSLPVRSERPRFRFCVSEESRNKLRDLLEGK
- the LOC124938238 gene encoding hydroxyproline O-galactosyltransferase GALT3 yields the protein MRKWTGGMLILALATVLFLSYNFIGKEPHKQTAYDFFHPSNTSLAMGSSSHAKSQQRIREKPHLIDVQGLDDLYLSLNMSEEESRSLLVWAQMRPLLSRSDALPDTVEGIKEAATAWKELLSVVSDTRNISDDDPGWKDCPHTVTSFNGNLSSNGNILHIPCGLIEDSSITVIGIPDAKQGSFQIQLQSSQVLGEAIPNVILNYAVHLPGDNVTDEPAVIQNTWSNDLGWGKEEICPDHRSNHSIKVDGFVKCNALVIRSSTEVNVNVSHPVNHQSTNNISVGSGHMSVNFPFVEGNAFTATLWAGVEGFHMTVNGRHETSFAYREKFEPWMVNDVKLEGGLQLMSALAKGLPYSGYLTSVLDIEHLKAPPVLKKRILMFIGVFSTGNNFERRMALRRSWMQYDAVRSGNVAVRFFIGLHKNLQVNLELWKEAQAFGDIQLMPFVDYYSLLSLKTISICIMGTKILSAKYVMKTDDDAFVRIDVIISNLKGMVPDGLLYGLISFESSPQRENDNKWYISSEEWAHDSYPPWAHGPGYIISRDIAKFIVQGHQQRDLQFFKLEDVAVGIWVEQFKKQGRKVQYISDEKFYNAGCETNYTLAHYQNPRMVLCLWETLQKEHEPNCCE